In one Erythrobacteraceae bacterium WH01K genomic region, the following are encoded:
- a CDS encoding VOC family protein — MSAHPISLGGVHHAAYRCKDAKETVEWYCDVLGMEYTSAFSEDHVPSTGEYDPYMHVFLDAGNGNILAFFELPNQKDMGRDENTPKWVQHLAFKVGSEDELLAAKAHVESLGIDVLGPTHHGIFKSIYFFDPNGHRVELAADIGTKDQYDELKRVAMPMLDEWSETKKAPRHADWLHEIARKEHGEAAK, encoded by the coding sequence ATGAGCGCGCACCCCATCTCTCTCGGCGGCGTCCATCACGCCGCCTATCGCTGCAAGGACGCGAAAGAGACAGTCGAATGGTACTGCGACGTCCTCGGCATGGAATATACCAGCGCTTTCAGCGAGGATCACGTGCCCTCGACGGGCGAATACGACCCCTACATGCATGTCTTTCTCGACGCGGGGAACGGCAACATCCTCGCCTTCTTCGAACTGCCCAACCAGAAGGACATGGGCCGCGACGAGAATACGCCGAAATGGGTTCAGCATCTCGCCTTCAAGGTGGGCAGCGAGGACGAATTGCTGGCCGCGAAGGCCCATGTCGAGAGCCTCGGCATAGACGTCCTCGGCCCGACCCATCACGGTATCTTCAAGTCGATCTATTTCTTCGATCCGAATGGCCACCGGGTAGAACTGGCCGCCGATATCGGGACGAAGGATCAGTATGACGAGCTGAAGCGCGTCGCCATGCCGATGCTCGACGAATGGAGCGAGACGAAGAAAGCACCGCGTCATGCCGACTGGCTACACGAGATTGCGCGCAAGGAGCATGGCGAAGCCGCCAAATAG